The following proteins are encoded in a genomic region of Gimesia algae:
- a CDS encoding tetratricopeptide repeat protein, whose product MANETIAQPESDESANVPVPNSPAKPSEDAEIEAAASDSVALRVRLTGFVKSRWKILAGSVPVILLLGGYLMSLSGEPEKTPKEILTEALQKLEASTDTKTRTEALELAYLLKKQEYLDPDFPGALYFIFGIVAFRNAEELTGEAQDHQYLIASRYLKEADRRAIDQEHRPEWCYALGTSLYLTGSIQKSRPLLEEAVKTFAGGQLRASMSLTDIYLDHKESAEIKQAFDLNSECLQLENLDHESHDRLYLQRAQIFLAQGKNAQAQEVLDKVKQQDSVNQVTLVFQAQTLMAEGKYQEALTILAPVKDNLGLERKFSRQASYLMGVCAESLGNADGAIDFFEQTTHRYAGTQEGQAAFLRLAELLRKNGRTEEALIAYRTALRSIDSPDEFRNRWISLQGVRTYVLNAWNDWVDEDRIKNDVTYFNAAIQLSDYLPPLLPEVQAKELAANANRRWAEYLERRYEAATVTEQESLRSELNEHWKQSGRAYFELARRLTTSDRYADILAISAEHFQKGMDFETALKVLTRFINTNPEKQMPQALVQRGEILLELDQLEEAINHFERVMTNYPTDVSAFEAQYLLGIAYLEKNELDQAQTVWKEILESNNLTPKAKQWGDALFSLGKLNFHQGKIAESEKQSETAEVPPEGQVTGSRQNRYYEEATRRLTEYVNRYPESEKISEARYLLARSLQNLSDQPLQEMKEARTDNARQELKRKQIGYLKQALVQLQYLNRDLRQLESRDRLNALGKRLLKSSCYGKAHILYLTEEYAEAIKSYHDAVNRYPQCTEVLIAYMKMSGCYEALGKRNEAKSMLEQAKIILKQMPDSVFESGATNLGREEWNRWLDWSREFRDSDSRTSALPSVNGA is encoded by the coding sequence ATGGCCAATGAAACAATAGCTCAACCAGAATCAGATGAGTCAGCGAACGTCCCAGTTCCAAACTCACCTGCAAAACCATCAGAAGACGCAGAGATCGAGGCTGCTGCTTCCGATTCGGTCGCGTTGCGCGTTCGTTTAACAGGCTTTGTCAAATCACGTTGGAAGATTCTGGCGGGTAGCGTACCGGTGATTCTCCTGCTGGGTGGATACCTGATGTCTCTCTCCGGGGAGCCGGAAAAGACTCCCAAAGAAATTTTGACAGAGGCACTGCAGAAACTGGAGGCTTCGACAGATACAAAAACACGGACCGAGGCTCTGGAACTGGCTTATTTGCTGAAAAAACAGGAATATCTGGATCCCGATTTTCCTGGTGCTCTGTACTTTATCTTTGGTATTGTTGCTTTTCGGAATGCTGAAGAGCTGACTGGGGAAGCTCAGGATCACCAGTATCTGATTGCCAGCCGCTACCTGAAAGAAGCAGACCGCAGGGCCATTGATCAGGAACATCGTCCGGAATGGTGCTATGCACTGGGCACAAGTCTCTACCTGACAGGGTCTATTCAAAAATCGCGTCCTCTATTGGAAGAAGCGGTCAAGACGTTTGCGGGAGGTCAGTTACGTGCTTCCATGTCATTGACGGATATTTATCTCGATCACAAAGAATCTGCTGAAATAAAGCAGGCATTCGATTTAAATTCAGAATGTCTGCAGCTGGAAAACCTGGATCATGAATCGCACGATCGATTGTATTTACAGCGTGCACAGATTTTTCTGGCACAAGGCAAGAATGCTCAGGCACAGGAAGTTCTGGACAAGGTCAAGCAGCAGGATTCTGTGAATCAGGTGACACTTGTGTTTCAGGCACAGACCCTGATGGCGGAAGGAAAATACCAGGAAGCCTTAACTATTCTGGCTCCGGTTAAGGACAACCTGGGTCTGGAGCGTAAATTTTCAAGACAGGCGTCCTATCTGATGGGCGTGTGTGCAGAGTCGCTTGGCAATGCTGATGGTGCAATCGACTTTTTTGAGCAGACAACACATCGTTATGCAGGGACCCAGGAAGGCCAGGCAGCATTTCTGCGTCTTGCCGAATTACTGCGGAAAAATGGACGTACTGAAGAAGCTTTAATTGCTTATCGGACTGCATTGCGGTCCATCGACAGTCCGGATGAATTTCGTAATCGCTGGATCAGTCTGCAGGGCGTCCGGACTTATGTCCTGAATGCGTGGAACGACTGGGTGGATGAAGACCGGATCAAAAACGACGTGACCTACTTCAATGCGGCAATTCAGCTGTCTGACTATCTGCCTCCTCTGCTGCCTGAAGTCCAGGCAAAGGAACTGGCAGCGAATGCCAATCGTCGCTGGGCGGAATATCTGGAACGGCGTTATGAAGCAGCTACAGTCACGGAGCAGGAGTCGCTCAGAAGCGAGTTGAATGAACACTGGAAGCAAAGCGGGCGTGCTTATTTTGAACTCGCCCGTCGCTTGACAACCTCTGACCGCTATGCAGATATCCTTGCCATCTCTGCAGAACACTTCCAGAAAGGTATGGACTTCGAGACCGCGCTCAAAGTACTGACGCGGTTCATCAATACAAATCCGGAAAAGCAAATGCCGCAGGCACTGGTTCAGCGTGGTGAAATTTTGCTCGAGCTGGATCAGCTTGAAGAAGCAATTAACCACTTCGAACGCGTGATGACGAATTACCCGACCGACGTGTCTGCCTTCGAAGCTCAGTATTTACTGGGGATTGCTTATCTGGAAAAAAATGAACTCGATCAGGCTCAAACCGTGTGGAAAGAGATCCTGGAGTCGAACAATTTAACCCCCAAAGCAAAGCAGTGGGGGGATGCACTGTTTTCGCTGGGTAAGTTGAATTTTCACCAGGGAAAGATTGCCGAGTCAGAAAAACAGAGTGAGACCGCAGAGGTCCCGCCAGAAGGACAGGTCACCGGCTCCAGGCAGAACCGTTATTATGAAGAGGCGACGCGTCGCCTGACCGAATACGTCAACCGTTATCCCGAATCTGAGAAAATTTCTGAAGCACGCTATCTACTGGCACGGTCCTTACAGAATCTGTCAGATCAGCCACTTCAGGAGATGAAGGAAGCCAGGACAGACAACGCCCGGCAGGAATTAAAACGTAAGCAAATTGGTTATTTGAAACAGGCTCTCGTACAGCTTCAATATCTGAATCGTGATTTGCGCCAACTGGAAAGTCGAGACAGGCTTAATGCTCTGGGAAAGCGGTTGTTGAAATCGAGTTGCTATGGAAAAGCCCACATATTGTATCTGACTGAAGAATATGCCGAGGCAATCAAATCGTACCACGATGCCGTCAACCGGTACCCGCAATGTACAGAAGTGTTGATTGCGTATATGAAAATGTCCGGCTGTTACGAAGCGTTGGGGAAAAGAAATGAAGCCAAAAGTATGCTGGAACAAGCCAAAATAATATTGAAACAGATGCCTGATAGTGTCTTCGAGTCCGGGGCAACGAACCTGGGACGAGAAGAATGGAATCGCTGGCTGGACTGGTCGCGCGAGTTTCGCGATTCCGACAGTCGAACCAGCGCGCTGCCATCAGTTAATGGTGCCTAA
- a CDS encoding sigma-54-dependent transcriptional regulator, whose translation MNHSLLHSSTSRGLIQIVSEDRIRRLEVCTQFSNLGYTVIPLSEMTFTPTSPRPDADICVLLDQRSITEFMFAVDAVTEQNLIPVLYYPMLTHEIQQACLKPSRTASHETMAPFAELRSNDSLDHISRLLDSAIKYSRLSRECTELISELNLRSSRRLIGYSQAIQTLRDRIADLVHLQTPVLVQGGVGAELSVVAEIIHDAMYLNYHPLIRVNCSTLTIENVERELIGYYSNEKSSYSDEPVWNPGQLEQAAGGTLVLDQVHLTSLPVQAALLKILENGEYSSPEDRQLKKLNCRIISLSHVSLHELSAQNQFKRKLAEILSASILSVPRLNDRKEDLALLTENLLSEVAISEGTIPKLLTLDGLELLKKHNWSGDIQELRNLIQHVNRVDNGPRLDAASLLPWIDSESISNAESLTGMTLREMEQKLIESTFARCGGNRESTAQILDIGLRTLSGKLRSYGYPPRGGPDSKRTFSVRRAA comes from the coding sequence ATGAATCATAGCTTGTTACACAGTTCAACATCACGTGGTCTGATTCAGATTGTTTCTGAGGATCGTATCCGCAGACTGGAAGTCTGCACGCAATTCTCAAATCTGGGCTATACGGTTATTCCATTGTCGGAAATGACATTCACTCCCACATCCCCGCGACCGGATGCAGATATCTGTGTTCTCCTGGATCAACGGTCAATTACAGAGTTTATGTTTGCCGTCGATGCTGTTACAGAGCAGAATCTGATCCCGGTACTGTATTATCCCATGCTGACGCACGAGATTCAACAGGCCTGTCTGAAGCCTTCCCGTACTGCATCCCATGAAACGATGGCACCCTTTGCGGAACTGCGTTCGAACGACTCACTGGATCATATCAGTCGTCTCCTGGATTCTGCGATCAAATACTCCCGACTGTCACGCGAATGCACTGAGCTGATTTCCGAATTAAACCTGCGTTCCAGCCGCCGATTGATCGGATACAGTCAGGCAATCCAGACATTGAGAGATCGGATCGCAGATCTGGTGCATTTGCAAACTCCCGTACTGGTTCAGGGGGGAGTCGGGGCGGAACTGTCGGTGGTGGCAGAAATCATTCATGATGCCATGTACCTGAACTATCATCCTTTAATCAGAGTCAACTGCAGCACTTTGACCATTGAAAATGTGGAACGAGAGCTGATCGGTTATTATTCAAATGAAAAGAGCAGTTATTCCGATGAGCCTGTATGGAATCCGGGTCAACTTGAACAGGCAGCAGGTGGCACACTGGTGCTCGATCAGGTTCATTTGACCTCACTGCCCGTGCAGGCGGCTCTGCTGAAAATTCTGGAAAACGGCGAATATAGCTCGCCGGAAGACAGGCAGTTGAAAAAATTAAACTGCCGCATTATCTCACTGAGCCATGTCTCACTCCATGAACTGTCGGCCCAGAATCAGTTCAAGCGAAAGCTGGCCGAAATCCTCTCCGCCTCTATTCTGTCGGTTCCGCGTTTGAATGACCGGAAAGAAGATCTCGCGCTGTTGACAGAAAATCTGTTAAGTGAAGTGGCTATCTCTGAAGGCACGATACCAAAACTGTTAACCCTGGATGGCCTGGAACTGTTGAAGAAACATAACTGGAGCGGGGACATTCAGGAACTGCGAAATCTGATTCAACACGTGAACCGTGTCGATAATGGGCCACGACTGGATGCCGCCAGTTTATTGCCATGGATTGATTCGGAATCGATTTCAAACGCTGAATCCCTGACGGGGATGACTCTGCGAGAGATGGAACAGAAACTGATTGAGAGTACTTTTGCACGCTGTGGAGGCAATCGCGAAAGTACGGCTCAAATACTGGATATCGGGTTGAGAACACTTTCGGGCAAACTCAGATCCTATGGGTACCCGCCTCGAGGAGGTCCAGATTCCAAACGGACATTTTCGGTCAGGCGTGCCGCCTGA
- the rsmH gene encoding 16S rRNA (cytosine(1402)-N(4))-methyltransferase RsmH, which translates to MSGKPGDQRRPVHLPVLLREVISQLDLSPGLIVVDGTVGAGGHSEHILQKISTEGALIGLDRDSMMLGFATEKLKSESLPEGRCYLRQSSYAALPAVMEELQISSVDRVLLDLGLSSDQLGDDERGFGFESAGELDLRFDTSTGVPAWQLLESLSESELCEILEVYGEERFSQRIANQLVKQRKTAPVRTAADLIKAVQQAIPGKALANARKNPATRVFQALRIAANQELEQLETMLESVLPQVLRPGGRAVIISFHSLEDRMVKQAFKNQKIWKNLTAKPIVASQAEQRVNPRCRSAKLRVAVKT; encoded by the coding sequence ATGTCAGGTAAGCCCGGTGATCAGAGGAGGCCTGTCCACTTACCGGTCCTGTTACGTGAAGTGATATCACAACTGGATCTGTCTCCTGGGCTGATTGTCGTTGACGGCACAGTCGGGGCAGGTGGTCATAGTGAGCATATACTGCAAAAAATTAGTACAGAAGGCGCCTTAATTGGTCTGGATCGAGATTCCATGATGTTGGGCTTTGCCACGGAAAAATTAAAATCAGAGTCACTGCCCGAGGGTCGATGTTACTTGCGGCAGAGTAGTTACGCAGCACTACCTGCTGTGATGGAGGAATTACAGATTTCGTCTGTGGACCGAGTACTGCTGGACCTGGGATTATCTTCCGATCAACTAGGCGACGATGAACGGGGATTCGGTTTTGAATCGGCAGGTGAGTTAGACTTGCGTTTTGATACCAGTACCGGGGTTCCTGCCTGGCAGTTACTGGAAAGTCTGTCGGAATCAGAATTATGTGAGATTCTGGAAGTGTATGGTGAAGAACGTTTCAGCCAGCGGATTGCAAATCAACTAGTGAAGCAGAGGAAAACAGCTCCTGTCAGAACAGCTGCCGATTTAATCAAAGCAGTACAGCAGGCGATTCCTGGCAAAGCGCTGGCGAACGCGAGAAAAAATCCAGCAACACGTGTCTTTCAGGCGTTGCGCATTGCGGCAAATCAGGAACTCGAACAACTGGAAACCATGCTTGAATCTGTGTTACCACAGGTGCTGCGACCCGGTGGCAGGGCTGTGATTATCAGCTTTCATTCTCTGGAAGACCGGATGGTCAAGCAGGCTTTCAAAAATCAGAAGATCTGGAAAAACCTGACTGCCAAACCCATTGTGGCGTCTCAGGCAGAACAAAGAGTCAATCCACGCTGCCGCTCTGCCAAGCTGCGAGTGGCTGTGAAAACATAA
- the flgB gene encoding flagellar basal body rod protein FlgB, protein MIDQIINSNAIPLLEKMAAFSERRQDVLAGNIANIDTPSYKMRDLPVQEFQQALRDAVVLKENAADPISHSSLAMPVTLEKPKSVEAQLEDLFPRSLFQAREATPQNLTFQDANNRSVESQMMQMTKNSMMQQFAVEVMMAQMNQLLTVISERA, encoded by the coding sequence ATGATAGATCAGATTATCAATTCGAATGCAATACCATTGCTGGAAAAAATGGCGGCGTTCTCCGAACGGCGACAGGATGTCCTGGCGGGTAATATTGCGAACATCGACACCCCTTCATATAAGATGCGAGACCTTCCCGTTCAGGAGTTTCAGCAGGCTTTACGTGATGCGGTTGTGTTGAAGGAAAATGCAGCTGATCCGATCTCGCATTCTTCTCTGGCAATGCCTGTAACTCTTGAAAAACCCAAGTCAGTTGAAGCACAACTGGAGGATCTGTTTCCGCGCAGCCTGTTTCAGGCACGGGAAGCAACTCCGCAGAACCTGACGTTTCAGGATGCCAATAATCGAAGCGTTGAATCACAAATGATGCAGATGACCAAAAACTCAATGATGCAGCAGTTTGCCGTCGAGGTCATGATGGCGCAGATGAATCAGTTGTTGACGGTCATTTCTGAACGCGCTTGA
- a CDS encoding LysM peptidoglycan-binding domain-containing protein encodes MTEEKKAEQPTEEDWGIEKPKSGIAIETKVGLCLICILLSAFGLVVYQKINRPQEAVAINGPEEGTQEQESSGKVDPFAAGSDDSKTSGQMAEQSDDFNPPTENSGFSSSAETSGQDNPFASEQSASKTTNQFDQNAFNSQSEPAQSIDIAANQADNGFQQFDPPPQPANEFSNPSANEFQGGMQNQAEPAAFDKPQQDPFGGTDEFAQQPATTPQTNEFGNEPVSDFSQPAAIDQSGLMEQPAANEFAPAAETGTETVQVDENPFGAETQPAQSMQPQQPAANEFDSFGLAEDSSAGQMQNNESLPEKTARVNITEISNSKGFDEFSDSGFSQEQPQTPAAQAENTFESETPAMQNGQFERPSVSEFGEAEVAQTEERFGDFRAEEFSAQQAESVTTVKRPAAAIDSNTFRDAEMSAENQVQARGLFDGPAPVQEVSTEEFGSFQKESFSQQPATAVGGEYVVQNGENFWTISKKLYGTGRYFQLLAQINKSRVSDPRKMKPGLKLIAPDQAAIEARYQASHKATQTIVSEFAGNKAVRKSGKPSGFFISSDGQPMYRVGGNDTLTDISQKHLGRSSRWYQIYQINRQRLQNPNKLQIGTELQLPYDASRVSLVPGNSSSR; translated from the coding sequence ATGACTGAAGAAAAAAAAGCAGAACAACCCACTGAAGAAGACTGGGGAATTGAAAAACCCAAGTCAGGAATCGCCATTGAAACTAAAGTAGGACTGTGTCTGATCTGTATCCTGCTCAGTGCCTTTGGTCTGGTTGTTTATCAGAAAATAAATCGTCCGCAGGAAGCGGTTGCCATTAATGGTCCTGAAGAGGGAACTCAGGAACAGGAATCGTCCGGGAAAGTCGATCCTTTTGCAGCAGGTAGCGACGATTCTAAAACCAGTGGTCAGATGGCTGAGCAGTCCGATGACTTTAATCCGCCGACTGAGAACTCAGGTTTTTCGAGTTCTGCTGAGACCTCAGGTCAGGATAACCCGTTTGCATCGGAACAATCTGCATCAAAGACCACAAATCAGTTCGATCAGAATGCATTCAATTCACAAAGTGAGCCAGCACAGTCAATCGATATTGCAGCCAATCAGGCTGACAACGGATTTCAACAGTTTGATCCTCCCCCACAACCCGCGAATGAATTTTCGAATCCCTCTGCGAATGAATTCCAGGGAGGCATGCAGAATCAGGCAGAACCAGCCGCTTTTGATAAACCGCAACAGGACCCTTTTGGCGGGACTGACGAGTTTGCACAGCAACCAGCGACAACACCTCAAACGAACGAATTTGGAAATGAACCGGTGTCCGATTTTTCTCAACCCGCTGCCATTGATCAGTCAGGCTTGATGGAACAGCCTGCCGCAAACGAATTTGCGCCTGCCGCTGAAACGGGAACAGAAACAGTTCAAGTGGATGAAAATCCATTCGGAGCAGAAACGCAACCGGCGCAGTCGATGCAGCCGCAGCAACCTGCCGCTAACGAGTTTGACAGTTTCGGACTGGCGGAGGATTCGAGTGCAGGTCAGATGCAGAACAATGAATCATTACCCGAGAAAACAGCGAGAGTCAATATTACGGAAATCTCAAATTCGAAGGGGTTTGACGAGTTTAGTGATTCCGGTTTTTCTCAAGAACAACCACAAACTCCCGCAGCGCAGGCTGAAAACACGTTTGAGTCGGAAACACCGGCTATGCAAAACGGGCAGTTTGAACGTCCCTCCGTTTCGGAATTCGGCGAAGCGGAAGTCGCTCAAACTGAAGAGCGTTTTGGTGATTTTCGGGCGGAAGAGTTTTCAGCACAGCAGGCAGAAAGTGTGACGACTGTGAAACGTCCTGCCGCCGCCATTGATTCGAATACATTTCGCGATGCCGAAATGTCCGCTGAAAATCAGGTACAGGCGCGCGGGTTGTTTGACGGGCCGGCTCCGGTGCAGGAAGTTTCTACCGAAGAGTTTGGATCATTTCAGAAAGAATCATTCAGTCAGCAGCCTGCGACAGCAGTGGGCGGAGAATATGTGGTGCAGAATGGTGAAAATTTCTGGACGATCTCTAAAAAACTCTATGGAACCGGTCGCTATTTTCAACTGCTGGCTCAGATCAATAAGAGTCGCGTGAGTGATCCTCGCAAAATGAAACCGGGTTTGAAATTGATCGCTCCTGATCAGGCGGCAATTGAAGCACGCTATCAGGCCAGCCATAAAGCAACTCAGACCATCGTCAGTGAGTTCGCCGGTAATAAAGCCGTCCGCAAGTCAGGTAAACCTTCCGGATTTTTTATCAGCTCCGACGGGCAGCCCATGTATCGTGTGGGAGGTAATGACACGTTGACTGATATTTCACAGAAGCATCTGGGACGTTCGTCTCGCTGGTATCAGATTTATCAGATTAACCGTCAGAGACTGCAAAACCCGAACAAGCTTCAAATTGGGACAGAATTGCAGCTGCCTTATGATGCCAGCCGGGTCAGTCTTGTTCCTGGGAACTCATCCAGCCGATAG
- a CDS encoding division/cell wall cluster transcriptional repressor MraZ: MALTGTFNKILDGKRRLAIPKRLKEELVEEKSPQIYIAPGTASVLLVYSEKGFEQQAQRLADFSRNGPEAAQYLRLYYARAEKVEVDSQGRVCIPERLAELASLEPKQDVVLIGVQDHAEIWSAERWNTYLNNHGPHFDEMAAQAFGQLPW; the protein is encoded by the coding sequence ATGGCGTTAACGGGAACTTTCAATAAGATTCTGGATGGTAAACGTCGTTTGGCAATTCCGAAACGTCTCAAGGAAGAGCTCGTAGAGGAAAAGTCTCCCCAGATTTATATCGCTCCCGGTACTGCGTCCGTATTGTTGGTTTACTCTGAAAAAGGATTTGAACAGCAGGCTCAACGATTAGCGGACTTTTCCAGAAATGGTCCGGAAGCTGCCCAATATCTGCGTCTGTATTATGCCAGAGCAGAGAAAGTGGAAGTCGACTCGCAGGGAAGAGTTTGTATCCCGGAGCGATTAGCGGAACTGGCCAGTCTGGAGCCGAAACAGGATGTGGTTTTGATTGGAGTTCAGGACCATGCGGAAATCTGGAGTGCAGAACGATGGAATACCTATCTTAATAATCATGGGCCACATTTTGATGAAATGGCCGCTCAGGCCTTTGGTCAGCTGCCCTGGTAG
- the flgC gene encoding flagellar basal body rod protein FlgC, whose protein sequence is MLKGIDISTSALVAQRQRMNTIAGNIAAVNVSHDPASGEEPFYRRIVTFQADTESLDQSASGTGVKYHVKIDTDTPLRKTYDPGHRHADQDGNVTYPNIDLVTEFVNALEAGRAYEANISALDITKEMFSTSLRILA, encoded by the coding sequence ATGTTAAAAGGAATTGATATCAGTACCAGCGCCCTGGTCGCCCAGAGGCAACGGATGAACACGATTGCGGGGAATATTGCAGCGGTCAATGTGTCGCACGATCCCGCAAGTGGTGAAGAGCCGTTTTATCGCCGGATTGTCACCTTTCAGGCAGATACGGAGAGCCTGGACCAGAGCGCTTCCGGAACCGGCGTAAAATATCATGTCAAAATTGATACAGACACACCCTTAAGAAAAACCTATGATCCCGGACACCGCCATGCGGACCAGGATGGGAATGTGACCTATCCTAACATTGATCTGGTAACCGAGTTCGTCAATGCATTGGAAGCAGGACGCGCTTATGAAGCCAATATATCGGCTTTGGATATCACCAAGGAAATGTTCAGCACTTCATTGCGGATTTTAGCTTAA
- the fliE gene encoding flagellar hook-basal body complex protein FliE → MTSSISHIGSSLLPGLSPAGLKDAGAGTSAGAPSFKNMMLQSLDGANQLQLQSEQAIQAGLLGEDITQAEVFSSIKKADLALRMMVQMRNKLLEAYNEIQKMQM, encoded by the coding sequence ATGACCAGTTCCATCAGTCATATCGGTAGCTCATTACTGCCTGGCCTTTCACCGGCAGGGCTCAAAGATGCTGGCGCAGGCACATCCGCCGGCGCCCCTTCGTTTAAAAATATGATGCTACAGTCTCTGGACGGTGCTAATCAGTTGCAACTTCAATCCGAACAGGCAATTCAGGCGGGGCTACTGGGAGAAGATATTACTCAGGCGGAAGTCTTTTCCTCAATCAAGAAGGCTGATCTGGCTCTGAGAATGATGGTTCAAATGCGAAATAAACTTCTGGAAGCTTATAACGAGATCCAGAAGATGCAAATGTAA
- a CDS encoding peptidoglycan D,D-transpeptidase FtsI family protein: protein MLCLSGEEQQKPDLREKQSLKFVPSNLRNSWRTGSLVLIVVLAWLVISARLVYLQYIGHRQFARVVARQQVYKEKIPARPGDILDRNGRLLATTIVSNSLYVVPQRLENEKSVARICDLLQLDQAAFRNRLQENQDKLFLWVKRRLSDRELSGVRALDLSDDAWGFRQEYRRQYPQGALAAHALGLRDIDGKGQGGLEEAFNHLICGQDGHRFLIRDAHGRVIEVRNDSRVAARNGETLVVTLDSIIQLYTERQLQSIVEEWKPKSACAIVMDVKTCEVLAMASVPTFDLNHPEGIDESAWKNTAIASIYEPGSTLKPFIVAAALEKGLIQTDEEFDCEHGEYRMGKRLLHDHHSYGVLSVTDVLVKSSNIGMAKIGEKLTNPGLYEAVTAFGFGQKTGIQLPGELGGIVRPLKNWNIYSTGSIPMGQEIAVTPVQLITGHVALANQGKLLNPRLIRDQIDHNYFPRSEEEPAQVRPLVSTPIVSPEVADWLVQVPMVETVTRGTGRKAQLEEYVVFGKTGTAQKPDPQTGKYSSELHVSSFICGAPAHDPRVLVLVVVNEPSVGENHYGGTIAGPPAAKILKQTLMYQRVPFDHSSQTPPERTAQKLRNALR, encoded by the coding sequence GTGCTCTGCCTGTCAGGCGAAGAGCAGCAGAAGCCAGATCTGCGGGAGAAGCAATCTTTGAAATTCGTACCATCAAATCTGCGAAACAGCTGGCGCACCGGGAGCCTGGTCCTGATTGTGGTGCTGGCCTGGCTTGTGATCTCGGCGCGTCTGGTCTATCTGCAATATATTGGTCACCGTCAGTTTGCCCGGGTTGTGGCGCGACAGCAGGTCTACAAAGAAAAAATTCCCGCGCGTCCCGGGGACATTCTCGACCGGAACGGTCGACTGCTGGCTACCACAATTGTCAGTAACAGTCTGTATGTCGTTCCCCAGCGACTGGAAAATGAGAAGAGCGTCGCCCGGATCTGTGACCTTCTGCAACTCGATCAGGCTGCGTTTCGAAATCGCTTGCAAGAAAATCAGGACAAATTGTTCTTGTGGGTCAAACGTCGTCTCTCTGATCGGGAACTGTCCGGGGTCAGGGCACTGGATCTTTCAGATGACGCCTGGGGATTTCGGCAGGAATATCGCAGACAGTATCCACAAGGGGCTTTAGCAGCGCATGCCCTGGGATTGCGGGATATTGATGGAAAAGGTCAGGGGGGGCTGGAAGAAGCATTTAACCATTTGATTTGTGGTCAGGATGGTCATCGTTTTCTGATTCGTGATGCCCATGGTCGCGTGATTGAAGTTCGCAATGACTCACGAGTCGCAGCCAGAAATGGCGAAACGCTGGTGGTGACTCTGGATTCCATCATTCAGCTCTACACTGAACGGCAACTGCAGTCGATTGTAGAAGAGTGGAAGCCTAAAAGCGCCTGTGCGATCGTGATGGATGTTAAAACCTGTGAAGTTCTGGCGATGGCATCGGTTCCGACATTCGATTTAAATCATCCCGAAGGCATCGATGAATCTGCCTGGAAAAATACAGCCATCGCTTCGATCTATGAGCCTGGTTCAACACTCAAGCCGTTTATTGTTGCAGCAGCGCTCGAAAAGGGATTGATTCAAACTGACGAAGAATTTGATTGTGAGCATGGCGAATACCGCATGGGAAAGCGACTGTTGCACGATCACCACAGTTACGGGGTGTTGAGCGTGACTGATGTTCTTGTGAAGTCGAGTAACATTGGTATGGCCAAGATTGGAGAGAAACTGACCAATCCCGGCTTATATGAAGCAGTGACAGCGTTCGGGTTTGGCCAGAAGACAGGCATCCAGTTGCCCGGTGAACTGGGGGGGATAGTCAGGCCTTTAAAAAACTGGAATATCTATTCGACAGGTTCGATACCGATGGGGCAGGAAATTGCCGTCACCCCGGTGCAATTGATTACCGGACATGTGGCGCTGGCGAATCAGGGGAAATTGTTGAATCCGCGTTTGATTCGTGATCAGATCGATCACAATTACTTTCCCCGGTCAGAAGAAGAACCGGCCCAGGTACGCCCCCTTGTTTCGACACCGATTGTTTCTCCTGAAGTCGCTGACTGGCTGGTTCAGGTTCCCATGGTGGAGACGGTGACGCGAGGGACCGGGAGGAAAGCTCAGCTTGAGGAGTACGTGGTGTTTGGGAAGACGGGGACCGCTCAAAAGCCCGACCCGCAAACAGGCAAGTATTCCTCCGAGTTACATGTAAGTTCCTTTATTTGTGGTGCCCCGGCACATGATCCCCGTGTTCTCGTGCTGGTTGTGGTGAATGAGCCTTCGGTAGGTGAGAATCACTATGGAGGAACGATTGCCGGGCCTCCTGCTGCAAAAATCCTGAAGCAGACATTAATGTATCAACGGGTTCCCTTTGATCATTCCAGTCAGACGCCTCCAGAACGGACTGCACAAAAATTGCGAAATGCCCTTCGCTGA